CGACTTGGTTGGATCCATCGACAGCGTCAGCGGACTGGTACCTCGCATCTCTCCATCGATCCAGACCTGGGCATTCGGCGGTATCGTGGTCAGTGACAGGTCGTACGGCATCCGCATGAGAGAAACGTAGGCATCTGGAGCACCGAGATATGTGGATACAGCCTGGGCCACGGGATGGTAGCCCGGCGCTGAAATTTCAATCAAATGCGAATCGAGATCGTCGACGGGCAGTGCGATCGAAATCCTGCCGAACGAGTCGGCGCGTCCAACGGGCTCGCCATCGAGCTTCACCTCGGCAAAAGGCGGCGAGATCGTCAACGTCAGAGGCGAGGGAACCTCGAATGTCGCGGGAATCGCCAATCGCTCGGCGGGAGAACGCATTCGAATTGCGTAATAGGCCACGGTGAAAGTCAGCAACAGGCCGACGGTGATGCCGACCAGAAGGTCGCGCTTTCGGCGGCGATAGCGAGGCGTGCCCTCAACAGAAAATGGTGGAGTCGGCGGGTGGAAATGTCGCCGACTGCGCGGCGTATCCTTGGACTCGGGCGACGGAACCACAACGCTCGCCGCATCATTTGTCGCGTTCGGCAAAGTCTTTGGTGAGGCGCTGGCCATCGTACTCAGTGCGGCAGCCGCCAGCCGGTCCTCCAATTCCTCCCGGGACAGTTCCGGCGCCGGCATCCTCGCACGTGTGGGACTCATCGTCGATGCGTCTTTCGCCACCGTGCAAGACCCCGGACGGTCTGTTAGTGCCGTCTGCGAACACGAGGAGATCGGCATCGAAGCGGAATGAGGCATGGCCGCCGCTCTTTCGGCGCTTTCCTTCGGCCTGTCCACCAGTGAAGGCGACTGGGCCGCAGGCTTCGGCGCAGGCTCTTCCGAACCCGGAATGCCGCGCAATCCGCCCCTTATTCGGGGCGTTCCGAACTGCACTGTTCCCGAAGCGACGATCGCAACGCGCTGTTCGCTTCGCCGATCTTTTCCGTCCCATCGAGAATCCCCTAGGACCGCGATAGGAGTCGACGCTGACTTATCCGTCGACTCGCGTCGTGCAGAGTGCGCGCCCATGCCGGGCGGCGCCACCGTAGAGACGTTTTTATCATTGACGGAGGCTGCGACCTGTGCCTGGGTGGCGGCACTGGGCATGATCGATGTCCGACCGGAGGACACGGCGGCCTCAACCGGGACCTGGCGATTGACTCCCCTCCCATCGGCCGATCGGGGCGCGTTGGCGGCGGTCCGCTCGAGCGAATTGGCGGACGCGCCATTTGCCGCGGAAGTTTGCGACGAAATTGCTCGAAATCGCGGGCGCGGCAGCGAGAGGAATTCGTCATCCTCATCAAGCGTGGTCTTGCCGGAGATCAGTTGATCGGCGCGAAGTGGCTGAACGATGCCGCTAAGCGACTGCCGGCATTTCAAGCAGACGCCCTCGATCATCGAGACGGCGTCATCCGACTCCAAGGCCCGACCACACCGTTCGCAATTCAGCGGATTTATCACCGCAGTCAAACCCTCCATGGTTTGAACCGACACATTCGCGTGCCCCGCGCCGTGATCGACGCGGAGATTCTTCCCTTGATTCATCGACCGAACGGGTCCCATAACTGTAACCCACTCACGCCGTCTGCACCACCGTCACCCCCTCATACCGTTTCCATGAGCCAGGCAATCCAAAATCGCCAAAATCCGGCCGCCCGCCCTCCGTTGACACTTGATCGACCGCGTATGACGATGCGAATCGTGACGATCACGAGTCCGCCGTCGGCCAGCGGCTGCCTCGTCTCGTATTCAACCCTTACGAACAGCCGGCAGACGGTCCAGCCGCCTGTCGCTCGGGGGTTCGGGGACGCCGTGACTGAGCAGGTGATTCACCGATCGCTGCCGGTTCCCGCTACAATCGAAACGATCGACCGACCAGGCGCACGAGTGTCCCTTTATGCCGAACCTGATCGTCACATTCCCCGACGGCCGTACACAGGCATACAACATGCGAAAGCCCGAGCTGCTGATCGGGCGAGACAGCGGATGCGATCTGTCGCTACCGGATGACACGATCACTTCGCGCCAGCATGCCAAGATTCTGCTGCGAGCAGACAATTCGCTCTGGATTCACGATCTGAAAAGCAAGAACGGCACAACCGTCAACGAACGTGCCATCGCCGCAGCGCCGCTGCACCCCGGCGATCGGATCCGAATCGGCACCTATGTCATCACGCTCGCAGCGGAGGCCCATCGGCCCGAAGCCCAGGTGGATACCCCAACGGACCTGACGACGGGGGTAACTTCCGGCTGGCGTGCAGAACCGCATTCAGAACTTTCGCAACGACGCCTCAAGACGCTATATGAACTGAATGAACGCCTCGCCGGCCGGTTTGACCGCGACGATCTGCTTCGCGAACTGCTCAATGTCTGTACTGAACAACTACGTTTTGAGCGGGCGGGCATCGCACTTTGGAATGCCTCATCGAAGCATCTGAACTGGATTGAACTCAACAACGTCGGTCATGGCGGACCCGCGGGCGAATTCCTCATCAGCCGATCGATTGTTGATCGATGCGTAAATGACGCCGAGCGCATTCTGATCAACGACACCAGCTCATCCGACGTGGACCCGACCCAGAGCATGATCTCGAACAACATCCGCAGCGCGATGTGCGTTCCGATGGTGTACCTTCAGGAAGTTCATGGCGTCATCTATGGCGACCGTGTCACGACGAGTGGCGGCTACAGGAAGGAAGACATCGACTTTTTCGGCGCACTCGGCCGGCTCGGCGCGATGGGCCTCGCAAATGTTCAGTTGGTGGAGGAAATCAAACGGCGGGATTACGTCGATGCCCAATTGCGAACGGCGCGACAAATTCAGGTTGAGCTATTTCCAGGGGAACCACTTCAAACCGATTCGGTCCGGATCGACGCCTTAAATGACCCCGGGCAGAAGGTTTCCGGTGACTACTACGACTACTTCGTCCGCGATGACGGTCTGATTGTCGCGGTCATCGCCGATGTCGCCGGCAAGGGGCTGCCGGCTTCACTGCTGACCGCAAACATCCAGGCGGCCGTTCGGCTGATACTCGATTCTCAAACGGACATCGCGGCTGCCATGCGACAACTCAACAAGCTGGCGATCCGAAACATGCACGAATCGCGATTCATAACCGGAATCTTCGGCCTGCTCGACCCCAAGCGCCGGGAGTTTACATTCTGTAATGCAGGACATCCCCCGCCTTACCTGATCGAGGCGCGATCCACCATGCGAAAACTGGAATTCGAACCCGACCTGCCGCTCGGCATCGAGGAAAACGACCTGTGCTACCACGCCAGGACGATCACGCTGCCCGCATCGACCTCCTCGATCCTGATGTTCACAGACGGCGTGCCCGATGCCGAGGATGAGCATGGGGAGCAATTCGGCGAGGGTCGACTGGTGGCCACATTAAATGCGAATCTGGCGCAGCCTTCGCACGAGCTCGTGACGCGCGTCCGCCGATCGATCAAGCAATTCACCCGCAACCAGCCTCTGACGGACGACGTCACGCTCCTTGCAATCGAGCTTTCATGAATTCGCCTCTGCCGTCGCCGACGGTGTGAAGCTCGCCGCGCTGACCAGCCTGTCGCTCCCCGCGCGTCGTGTTACACTTTCCCCGAGTCTTTGGAAACAATCACCCGCACACCCTCGATCCAGGAAGGGAAAGGCATGACCCGCGCACGACTATCGATCAAAATCGCCACCATGATGGCACTCACCGTTGCAAGCGCCTCCTGCGATGTGTTGGAGCAGCTCATTCTCCGACCATCGGACAACATCCGAAACACACCTGCCGATTTCGGCTACGAAGCGGAAAAGCTCGCACTGCCGATGGCGGACGGAACCCTCATCAGCATCTGGCATTGCAAGACACCCGCCGCGACCCGCAAAGGGATCATCGTGGTTGTGCCCGGCAATGACGCCAACAAAGGTCGATACACCGCTGGACTGCC
This window of the Phycisphaerae bacterium genome carries:
- a CDS encoding SpoIIE family protein phosphatase, encoding MPNLIVTFPDGRTQAYNMRKPELLIGRDSGCDLSLPDDTITSRQHAKILLRADNSLWIHDLKSKNGTTVNERAIAAAPLHPGDRIRIGTYVITLAAEAHRPEAQVDTPTDLTTGVTSGWRAEPHSELSQRRLKTLYELNERLAGRFDRDDLLRELLNVCTEQLRFERAGIALWNASSKHLNWIELNNVGHGGPAGEFLISRSIVDRCVNDAERILINDTSSSDVDPTQSMISNNIRSAMCVPMVYLQEVHGVIYGDRVTTSGGYRKEDIDFFGALGRLGAMGLANVQLVEEIKRRDYVDAQLRTARQIQVELFPGEPLQTDSVRIDALNDPGQKVSGDYYDYFVRDDGLIVAVIADVAGKGLPASLLTANIQAAVRLILDSQTDIAAAMRQLNKLAIRNMHESRFITGIFGLLDPKRREFTFCNAGHPPPYLIEARSTMRKLEFEPDLPLGIEENDLCYHARTITLPASTSSILMFTDGVPDAEDEHGEQFGEGRLVATLNANLAQPSHELVTRVRRSIKQFTRNQPLTDDVTLLAIELS
- a CDS encoding PEGA domain-containing protein, with the protein product MNQGKNLRVDHGAGHANVSVQTMEGLTAVINPLNCERCGRALESDDAVSMIEGVCLKCRQSLSGIVQPLRADQLISGKTTLDEDDEFLSLPRPRFRAISSQTSAANGASANSLERTAANAPRSADGRGVNRQVPVEAAVSSGRTSIMPSAATQAQVAASVNDKNVSTVAPPGMGAHSARRESTDKSASTPIAVLGDSRWDGKDRRSEQRVAIVASGTVQFGTPRIRGGLRGIPGSEEPAPKPAAQSPSLVDRPKESAERAAAMPHSASMPISSCSQTALTDRPGSCTVAKDASTMSPTRARMPAPELSREELEDRLAAAALSTMASASPKTLPNATNDAASVVVPSPESKDTPRSRRHFHPPTPPFSVEGTPRYRRRKRDLLVGITVGLLLTFTVAYYAIRMRSPAERLAIPATFEVPSPLTLTISPPFAEVKLDGEPVGRADSFGRISIALPVDDLDSHLIEISAPGYHPVAQAVSTYLGAPDAYVSLMRMPYDLSLTTIPPNAQVWIDGEMRGTSPLTLSMDPTKSPEMTIRHDGYADLTQRVSPPEVGDALAMELELRELGRMLAVETEPAGATIRINGRLAGVAPLRVEMEPGTLGKRIEIAAVLDGYDNAQLWIDLPEDGGGDDMRAKIALARTLARINVYTDPPGGRVVVAGRDLGTAPVTMEFAPEETGKTVLVEASTGGTHFGRQEIAIPPAGEPTMLMIPLSFGAQRVVFAMSSPVGNAPDHFAMIDQLTRQIQSLGSGQRFAIIAVEDDTVTTWPGGLTMESATSEQKVRAYDMVRAVRPTHVQSLDALLRATLAFEPTSVWLFIDGEIDRAAFERFSEKIGTQSIGVNIVRATPPIDETWLSSWAAAHRGTFSLIGRDTLSALAGRGDSDAD